The Lactuca sativa cultivar Salinas chromosome 2, Lsat_Salinas_v11, whole genome shotgun sequence genome includes a window with the following:
- the LOC111905148 gene encoding serine hydroxymethyltransferase 4: protein MDPVNVWGNTALDAADPEIFDLIEKEKRRQCRGIELIASENFTSFAVIQALGSALTNKYSEGMPGNRYYGGNEYIDQIENLCRSRALQAYRLDPTKWGVNVQPYSGSPANFAAYTALLNPHDRIMGLDLPSGGHLTHGYYTSGGKKISATSIYFESLPYKVNSTTGFIDYEKMEEKALDFRPKLIICGGSAYPRDWDYKTIRAIADKCGALMLCDMAHISGLVAAQEAADPFEYCDVVTTTTHKSLRGPRAGMIFYRKGPKPPKKGQPEDAVYDFEDKINFAVFPALQGGPHNHQIGALAVALKQVMTPGFKAYAKQVRANAVALGKFLMSKDYKLVTGGTENHLVLWDLRPLGLTGNKVEKLCDLANITVNKNAVFGDSSALAPGGVRIGTPAMTSRGLVEKDFEQIGEFLHRAIQITLNIQKEFGKLLKDFNKGLTNNKEIEALKADVEKFSGSFDMPGFSLADMKYKD from the exons ATGGATCCCGTTAACGTTTGGGGAAACACCGCCTTGGACGCCGCCGATCCAGAAATCTTTGACctaattgaaaaagaaaaacgCCGACAGTGCCGTGGTATCGAACTCATAGCCTCTGAAAACTTCACCTCCTTCGCCGTTATCCAAGCTCTCGGCAGCGCCCTAACCAACAAATACTCCGAGGGCATGCCCGGAAACCGTTACTACGGTGGCAACGAGTACATCGACCAAATCGAGAACCTCTGCCGTAGTCGCGCCCTACAAGCCTACCGTCTAGATCCCACCAAATGGGGCGTCAATGTTCAGCCCTACTCCGGATCTCCGGCTAATTTCGCGGCATACACCGCACTTTTGAACCCACACGACCGTATCATGGGTCTAGATTTACCATCAGGTGGTCACTTGACTCATGGTTACTACACTTCCGGCGGGAAGAAGATCTCCGCTACCTCGATTTACTTCGAGAGTTTGCCGTATAAGGTGAATTCAACTACTGGGTTTATCGATTACGAAAAGATGGAGGAGAAGGCCTTGGACTTCAGACCTAAATTGATCATCTGTGGTGGAAGTGCTTACCCTAGGGATTGGGATTACAAGACGATTAGAGCTATTGCTGATAAGTGTGGTGCCCTTATGCTATGCGACATGGCACATATCAGTGGTCTTGTTGCTGCTCAG GAAGCTGCGGATCCATTTGAGTACTGTGATGTGGTAACAACCACCACCCACAAGAGTCTCAGGGGACCAAGAGCTGGTATGATCTTCTACCGAAAGGGCCCAAAACCACCAAAGAAAGGTCAACCAGAAGATGCAGTTTATGATTTCGAAGACAAGATCAACTTTGCTGTGTTCCCAGCTCTTCAGGGTGGACCTCACAACCACCAGATCGGTGCCCTAGCTGTTGCTTTGAAACAAGTCATGACACCTGGCTTCAAAGCTTATGCTAAACAAGTTAGAGCCAATGCTGTTGCCCTTGGTAAATTCTTGATGAGCAAAGACTACAAACTTGTCACTGGTGGAACTGAAAACCATCTTGTGTTGTGGGATCTTCGTCCTCTTGGTTTGACTG GCAACAAAGTGGAGAAACTTTGTGATCTTGCAAACATCACTGTGAACAAAAATGCTGTGTTTGGTGATAGCAGTGCCTTAGCTCCTGGAGGTGTTCGTATTG GGACGCCCGCGATGACATCAAGGGGACTTGTGGAGAAAGACTTTGAGCAAATCGGAGAGTTTCTTCATCGTGCAATTCAAATCACTTTGAACATCCAAAAGGAATTTGGAAAATTGTTGAAGGATTTCAACAAGGGATTAACAAACAACAAAGAGATTGAAGCATTGAAAGCTGACGTGGAGAAGTTTTCTGGCTCTTTTGACATGCCCGGGTTCTCATTGGCTGACATGAAGTACAAGGATTAA